The window CCGCGGTGGGCTCGTCGAGCAGGATCATCTCGGGGTCTAGCGCGAGGGTGGTGGCGATCTCCAGGGCGCGCTTGCGGCCGTAGGGAAGCTCGGCCGCAAGCGTCTCCTCAAAGGCCTGCAGGCCGACGGCCTCGAGGAGCGCCCGCACCTCGTCGTCGAGGACGCCCAAGCTCTCGCGCGAGCGCCAGAAGTGATAGGAGGTGCCGAGCTTGCGCTGCAAGGCTACGCGGACGTTCTCCAAGGCGCTCAGCTGCCCGAACACCGCCGAGATCTGAAAGGAGCGCACCATCCCCTGGCGGGCGATGTCGGCCGGTCGCGCCCGGGTGATGTCTTGACCGTTGTAGTGGATCGTTCCCCTGCTGGGGCTCAAGAACTTGGTGAGCAGGTTGAAGACGGTGGTCTTACCCGCGCCGTTGG is drawn from Deinococcota bacterium and contains these coding sequences:
- a CDS encoding ABC transporter ATP-binding protein, which encodes MADDYIIVTDGLTKEFRGFTAVKDVALKVRRGTVHALIGPNGAGKTTVFNLLTKFLSPSRGTIHYNGQDITRARPADIARQGMVRSFQISAVFGQLSALENVRVALQRKLGTSYHFWRSRESLGVLDDEVRALLEAVGLQAFEETLAAELPYGRKRALEIATTLALDPEMILLDEPTAGMAGEDIGRVTGLIKKVAAERTVLMVEHNLSVVADLSDTITVLQRGQILAEGDYHEVSKNEAVVEAYMGTGHAA